CGACTGCTCCTGCTGGAGTGGCGCTACGACGCCGAGCTCGCCCTCGCGTCCACCCGGCCGGACGCCCTCGTCCCCGAACTCTCCGCGCTGGCCGCCGAACACCCCCTCCGCGAGGCCTACCACCGCCAGCTGATGCTCGCCCTCCACCGCACCGGCCGGCAGGCCGAGGCCCTCGCCGTCCACCGGGACCTCCGCAGCCGCCTGGTCGAGGAACTCGGCGTGGAGCCGGGCCCCGCCGTCCGCGAGGCCCATGTGGAGGTGCTGCGCGGGGGAGTGGGTGGGGCTGACGGAAGCGGCCGGACCGGTGGCCCGGGCGCAACAGGCCGCGCAGGAAAGGCCGGTGACGGCACAGGCCGGACCGCCGACAGGACCGCCGACATGGCTGGCGATCTGGGCGCCGACCTGGACGCGGCCCGCCGGCCCGGCCAGCCCCATCACACCGGCCGGGCGGCCTCTCCCGGTGCGCCTCCCGCAGACGCTACGCGCGAAGATGCCCCGCCCGTCACCCCCGCCTCCGCGCCCCGTCCCGACGCCGAGCCGTCGGCCCACGACTCCACCCCACCCGACCCCGACGTCCAGCCCCCGCACCCGCACGCCCTCCAGGCGCCCCGCCCCCACAGGCCGCCGCATGCCCACACCGAGGCATCACCCCCGGCGTCCCTGTCACCACCCCGGCCCGCCCAACTACCCCCGCCCCCCGGCCACTTCATCGGCCGCGTCACCACCCGCGAGGACCTTCGACGCGCCCTCACCCGCAAGGACGGTCCATCCGTCGGGGTCATCAGCGGCATGGCCGGCGTCGGAAAGAGCGCACTCGCGCTGAGCGTCGCCCATGGGCTGCGGGCACGTTTCCCTGACGGGCAGTTCTACGTGAACCTCCAGGGCGCCACCCCGGGCATGACCCCCCTCACCCCGGCCCAGGCCCTCACCGCCCTGCTCCGCGACCTCGGCGCCGAGCCGCGCAGCATCCCCGAACACCCGGACGCGGCAGCCGCGTTGCTGCGCTCGCTCCTCGCGCCCACCCGCACCCTCATGGTGCTGGACGACGCGTCGAGTGCCGCGCAGGTACGGCCGTTGCTGCCGGCCGGTGGCGGCTGCGCGGTGATCGTCACCAGCCGTTCCCCCCTGACCGCCCTCGACGACGCCCACCGCTTCCCGCTCACCCCGCTCTCGGCGGAGGAGAGCGCGGAGTTGCTGCGAGCGCTGTCGGGCCGGGACGACCAGCACGGTGAGGCCTCCGGCGGCAACGCCACCTCCCACGCCCCTGCCACCTCTCGCACCCCGGCCCGCACCCCGCCCCCGACCGCCCCCATCGACGCCACCCACCCCCTGATAGAACTCACCGGCCGCCTCCCCCTGGCCCTCCGCGTGGTGGCCGCCCGCCTTGCCGCCCGTCACGCTCTCACCCCCGACGTCCTCGCGGACCAACTCGCGGCCACCGAGGACCGGTTGCGGCACCTGGAGTACGACGATCTCTCCGTACGCCGCTCCCTCGCCGTCGCCCATGACGCCCTCGCCGCCTCCGGCCGCAGGTCCGACCGCGACGCCGCCCTCACCCTGTGCCGCATAGGCGCCCTCGACCTGCCCACCTACGGCGTCCCCCTCGTCGCCCGCCTCCTCGGCACCGAAGGCACCGACCAGGCCCGCGCCGAGGACGCCCTCGACCGCCTGGTCGACGTAGCGCTCCTGGAGGAGACGGCATACGGCCGCTACGCCCCGCACGGCCTGGTCCGCGACTTCGCGAGGGAACTCGCGGGCACCGGGCACGCCCCCGACATCGCCCGCACCGCCCTGCGCTGGTACGCCGCCGTCGCCGAACGCGCCCTGACCGCGATCGTCGAACCCGGTCTCGACCTGGACGACCGCCGCCGCCCGACCACCGCGCAGCCCCCGGAGCACGCGGCGCACGTGCTGGCGATCCCGCCGTTCCCGTCCTTGGACAAGGCGTTCGCCTGGGTCGAGTCGGAGCTGGGGAACATCGTCGCCCTGGTCGAACGGCACACGGGCACCCCGGACGACCGCACCGCCGCCCATGTCTCCACCCTGTTGCGTCTGCTCTCACCCTCCCTGCAGCGCAGCGGCCGGGTCGCCGAGGCGGAGATCCTCGGCCGGGCCGCCCTCACGGTGGCGCGGCGGCTCGGCGACGACGCGGCCGAGGCGTGCGCCCTGGGCGATCTGGCCGGCCTGCACTTCCTGACCGGCCGGCACGGCGAGGCCCTGACCCTCAACGACCAAGCCCTGGAGATCTGGCGGCGGCTCGGCGCGGGCTCCTGGATCCGCCGCTGCCTCAACAACCGGGGTCTGCTGCTCGAAGGCCTGGGCCGGTACGCCGAGTCGGGCGAGGCACTGCGGCAGAGCCTCGCCTGTTCACGGCAGTTGAACGACCCCTTCGGCGAGGCCGTGGCCCACAGCAACCTGGGCAACCTGTACGAGCACACCGACCCGCGCGCCGCCATCGAGCAGCACCGCCGCTCGCTCGCCATCGGCGAGGAGACCGGCAGCGTGGTCGTAAGGCACTCGGCGCACTGCAACATCGGCTACGCCCATCTCACCCTCGGCGAACCGGCCGCCGCCATGGCGCAGTTCGAGGAGAGTCTGCGCATCCTCGGCAGTCCCGGCGACTGGCACGGCGAGTCCCAGAGCCGCCTCGGCCTGGTCCGCGCCCTGCGCCTGATCGGTGACGGCGAGCGCGCCGCCGCCGAATGCGCGGAGCTGCTGCACCGGGCGGACGCCCGCGCCGACCGCTACACCGGCGCCCTCGCCCGCCACCAGCACGGACTCCTGCTGCGTGAGCGGGGCAGGACGGAGGAGGCGTACGAGCAGTGGCGGGCCGCTCTGGACGCGCTGGACGGCACGGACGAGCAGACGGTGCTCCAGGAACTCATCGCACTGCTCGACGACTCGGGCTTACGGTGATTGGCGGTGATCGCCGGTCATCGCGGGTCATCGCCGGAGATCACTTGGCGTCGGCATAGCACTCCACCACCGCCGTCGTGAACGGAAACCGCACCGGCGTCTCGCCGAACGTCAGCCGCCCGGCCAGGTCCGACGCCGCCCTGATCGCCGCCACGACCGCCTCGGTCTCCTCCTCGGGACAGTGCACGATCACCTCGTCGTGCTGGAAGAAGACCAGTTCGGCCGCCATCTCCGCACAGGCCTGCCGCAACGCGGCGAGCAGCAGCAGGGCCCAGTCGGCGGCACTGCCCTGCACCACGAAGTTCCGGGCGAACCGGCCCCGGGCACGGGCGTTGGTGGAGGCGTAGCCCGGCATCCAGCCCTCTTCGGCAGGCTGCGCGTCCGGTTCGTCCTGTGGCATGCCCGCCTCCTCCCCGGCGTCACCCGACCCGACCGCCGGCGGGCACGTCCGCCCCAGCCAGGTCCGCACCAGCCGGCCCTCCTCGCCCGCGCGGGCCGCGTCGTCGACGTACGCCACCGCCTTCGGGAAGCGGCGTCTGAGCGCGGCGAGGTTCTTGAGTCCGTCGCCCGAGGTCTGGCCGTAGACCGCGCCGAGCACGGCGAGCTTGGCCTGGCCGCGGTCGCCGGAGAAGGCCCGGTCGGAGACGGCCTGGTAGAGGTCGGTCTCGCGTCCCGCCACTTCCATGAGCCCAGGGTCCCGGGAGATGGCCGCCAGCACCCGCGGTTCCATCTGGTCGGCATCGGCGACGACGAGCCGCCAGCCGGGGTCGGCGACCACGGCGCGCCGGATCACCTTGGGGATCTGCAGCGCACCCCCGCCGTTGGTGACCCAGCGGCCGGTGACGGTTCCGCCCGCCAGGAACTCGGGCCTGAAGCGGCCGTCCCGCACCCAGTCCTGCAGCCAGGACCAGCCGTGGGCGACCCAGATGCGGTACAGCTTCTTGTACTCGACCAGTGGTTTCACGGCCGGGTGGTCGACGGACTCGATCTCCCAGCGGCGGGTCGACTTCACCTTGACGCCCGCCTGCGCGAACGCCTTGATGACATCGGCCGGCAGATCGGGCCGCACCCGGCGCCCGAAGGCGGCGGACACCTCGTCGGCGAGCTCGGCCAGTCTGCGCGGCTCGCCACCGCCGGCATACCGCTCGCCGAGCAGTTCGTGCAGCACCCGGCGGTGCCTCTCCGCGCTCCACGGCAGCCCGGTGCGGTTCATCTCGGCGGCCACCAGCATCCCCGCCGACTCGGCGGCGGTCAGCAGCCGCATCCGGTCGGGGTGCGCGGTGGCGTCGTGCCGTCGCTGCTGGTCGGCGTAGACCTCAAGGAGGTCGGTCAGCGGTACATGGACGCTCTGCGGCTCGAACAGGGGTGACTGCGCGCCCGGTTCGGCGGAACGCTGGGGCGGGTCGGGCGGTACGGGGCCGCCGCGCAGCCGGGCCAGGGCGGCCGCGGCCGAGCGGGGTTCGCCGGACCGCCCGGCGTGGCCGAGCAGGAGGGTCTCGGCGTCCTCGATGTCGTAGCACCGCTCCACCCGCACCCCGGCGGCGAGCAGGCGCGGATACACCTCCGTGGTGGACCGCCACACCCACCGCGTCACCTCCGGCCGCCCCCGCACGGCCTTCGCCAGGTCCGCCTCCCGACGCACCGGCCCCGCGGGCAGCCCGTCCGCACCGAGGGCGGTGAGCTCCACGCCACCGTCCTCGGCCGGAGCGAGAGCCCAGCGGTCGGTCATGATTGCGAGTGTGCCAGGAGGGTCTGACAACGGACCTTCCGTGACAAAGCATTCCCGCGGAACACCTCGACCGCACCCGTCCCCTCAGCCCTCCCGCCCCCTCAGTCCTGCCGCGCCCCTCAGCCCTCCGTCCCCTGCACCTTCAGATACCCCTCCAACTCCTTGACGAGAGCACCCTCGACCGCCCCCTTCTCGACGCCCAGGCCGGACAGGACCCCCGTGCCGTTCTCGAACTCCAGCAGGGCCAGCAGGATGTGCTCGGTGCCGATGTAGTTGTGGCCCAGGCGGAGCGCCTCGCGGAAGGTGAGTTCCAGGACCTTCTTGGCGTCGGAGCCGTAGGGGACGAGCTCCGGGACCTCCTCGGCGGCGGGCGGCAGGGCGTCGGTCGCGGCCTGGCGTACGGCGTCGAGGGTGACGCCCCGGGCGACGATCGCCTTGGCCGCGAGGCCCTCCGGTTCCGCCAGCAGGCCGAGGACGAGGTGCTCGGGGCGGCCCTCGGGGTTGCGGGCGGCGATGGCGGCGTTGTGGGCGCTCATCACCACGTTGCGGGCCCGTGTGGTGTAGCGGCTGAAGCCCTGGTCGGCCGCCAGATCCGTCGACTCCTTCGGCACGAACCGCTTCTGGGCCGCCTGCCGGGTGACCCCCATGCTCTTGCCGATGTCCGTCCAGGAGGCGCCGGAACGACGGGCCTGGTCGACGAAGTGGCCGATCAGATGGTCTGCCACCTCGCCGAGGTGGTCGGCGGCGATCACCGCGTCCTGGAGCTGGTCGAGGGGCTCGACATGGACCTTCTTGATGGCCGTGATGAGGTCGTCGAGCCGTACGGATGAGGTGACGTTGGAGTTGGCTGTCATGTGTCAACCATAGGTTGACACCCTCCCACTGTCAACCCTTGGTTGACGGTGGGAGGGGTGAGACGATCGACCGCGTGAGCCGTGGCACCAGCAGTAGTACGAGCAGTAATACGGGCAGCGGTACGGACAGCGATACGCCCGGAACCGTCGACCGTGCCTTCCGGGCCG
This is a stretch of genomic DNA from Streptomyces sp. NBC_00285. It encodes these proteins:
- a CDS encoding AfsR/SARP family transcriptional regulator, translating into MGRGPQAGLRFGLLGPPILYDGDGSAGVRVVGSRKQRILLAALLLETGRVVSAGSLKDALWGGTPPASAKASLHNHVSRLRRLLDDPERLQAVAPGYQLRVEPGELDVQVFESHAAGARAAHADGNWTATVHSCAAALALWRGTPLSGVPSELAGYALVQRLEEARLLLLEWRYDAELALASTRPDALVPELSALAAEHPLREAYHRQLMLALHRTGRQAEALAVHRDLRSRLVEELGVEPGPAVREAHVEVLRGGVGGADGSGRTGGPGATGRAGKAGDGTGRTADRTADMAGDLGADLDAARRPGQPHHTGRAASPGAPPADATREDAPPVTPASAPRPDAEPSAHDSTPPDPDVQPPHPHALQAPRPHRPPHAHTEASPPASLSPPRPAQLPPPPGHFIGRVTTREDLRRALTRKDGPSVGVISGMAGVGKSALALSVAHGLRARFPDGQFYVNLQGATPGMTPLTPAQALTALLRDLGAEPRSIPEHPDAAAALLRSLLAPTRTLMVLDDASSAAQVRPLLPAGGGCAVIVTSRSPLTALDDAHRFPLTPLSAEESAELLRALSGRDDQHGEASGGNATSHAPATSRTPARTPPPTAPIDATHPLIELTGRLPLALRVVAARLAARHALTPDVLADQLAATEDRLRHLEYDDLSVRRSLAVAHDALAASGRRSDRDAALTLCRIGALDLPTYGVPLVARLLGTEGTDQARAEDALDRLVDVALLEETAYGRYAPHGLVRDFARELAGTGHAPDIARTALRWYAAVAERALTAIVEPGLDLDDRRRPTTAQPPEHAAHVLAIPPFPSLDKAFAWVESELGNIVALVERHTGTPDDRTAAHVSTLLRLLSPSLQRSGRVAEAEILGRAALTVARRLGDDAAEACALGDLAGLHFLTGRHGEALTLNDQALEIWRRLGAGSWIRRCLNNRGLLLEGLGRYAESGEALRQSLACSRQLNDPFGEAVAHSNLGNLYEHTDPRAAIEQHRRSLAIGEETGSVVVRHSAHCNIGYAHLTLGEPAAAMAQFEESLRILGSPGDWHGESQSRLGLVRALRLIGDGERAAAECAELLHRADARADRYTGALARHQHGLLLRERGRTEEAYEQWRAALDALDGTDEQTVLQELIALLDDSGLR
- a CDS encoding bifunctional 3'-5' exonuclease/DNA polymerase, producing the protein MTDRWALAPAEDGGVELTALGADGLPAGPVRREADLAKAVRGRPEVTRWVWRSTTEVYPRLLAAGVRVERCYDIEDAETLLLGHAGRSGEPRSAAAALARLRGGPVPPDPPQRSAEPGAQSPLFEPQSVHVPLTDLLEVYADQQRRHDATAHPDRMRLLTAAESAGMLVAAEMNRTGLPWSAERHRRVLHELLGERYAGGGEPRRLAELADEVSAAFGRRVRPDLPADVIKAFAQAGVKVKSTRRWEIESVDHPAVKPLVEYKKLYRIWVAHGWSWLQDWVRDGRFRPEFLAGGTVTGRWVTNGGGALQIPKVIRRAVVADPGWRLVVADADQMEPRVLAAISRDPGLMEVAGRETDLYQAVSDRAFSGDRGQAKLAVLGAVYGQTSGDGLKNLAALRRRFPKAVAYVDDAARAGEEGRLVRTWLGRTCPPAVGSGDAGEEAGMPQDEPDAQPAEEGWMPGYASTNARARGRFARNFVVQGSAADWALLLLAALRQACAEMAAELVFFQHDEVIVHCPEEETEAVVAAIRAASDLAGRLTFGETPVRFPFTTAVVECYADAK
- a CDS encoding Clp protease N-terminal domain-containing protein, translating into MTANSNVTSSVRLDDLITAIKKVHVEPLDQLQDAVIAADHLGEVADHLIGHFVDQARRSGASWTDIGKSMGVTRQAAQKRFVPKESTDLAADQGFSRYTTRARNVVMSAHNAAIAARNPEGRPEHLVLGLLAEPEGLAAKAIVARGVTLDAVRQAATDALPPAAEEVPELVPYGSDAKKVLELTFREALRLGHNYIGTEHILLALLEFENGTGVLSGLGVEKGAVEGALVKELEGYLKVQGTEG